The Solibacillus sp. FSL R7-0682 genome includes a window with the following:
- a CDS encoding DMT family transporter, with amino-acid sequence MENNTSKGMLLGFIGIVCFSFTLPATSISVPYFGATIVGLGRTVIAAIIVSIIFIIKKESLPNKNHLKSLCIVAFGAVLAFPLLTTFAMKSLPVSHGAIELALLPLATAGFAMWRGGERPSKRYWFASIIGAVTVLVYAIYLGLGQIQKGDVALIAAVLILGLSYAEGGKLSKELGSWQVIAWAILIGAPFFIIPVGLNISVDILQAPIEAWISLFYLAIVSQFLAYVAWYGGMSLGGIARVGQIQYIQPFIMITFSVLFLGESITWLTIILAIIVVICVIIGKNTPVIKKE; translated from the coding sequence ATGGAAAACAATACATCAAAAGGAATGCTTCTCGGCTTTATTGGCATAGTCTGTTTTAGCTTTACACTACCAGCAACAAGTATATCCGTCCCTTATTTTGGTGCGACAATTGTTGGATTAGGTAGGACAGTTATTGCAGCGATTATTGTAAGTATAATTTTTATCATAAAAAAAGAATCATTACCTAATAAGAATCATTTGAAAAGTTTGTGTATTGTCGCTTTTGGTGCTGTGCTTGCCTTTCCTTTATTGACAACATTCGCAATGAAATCACTGCCTGTCTCCCATGGCGCAATTGAACTGGCTCTCCTACCACTTGCGACAGCAGGCTTTGCTATGTGGCGTGGAGGAGAGAGACCCTCAAAACGCTATTGGTTTGCGAGTATTATTGGTGCTGTAACAGTGCTTGTTTATGCCATATATTTAGGTTTAGGTCAAATACAAAAAGGTGATGTTGCACTAATTGCAGCTGTTCTAATACTTGGATTAAGTTATGCAGAAGGCGGAAAACTATCAAAAGAGCTTGGTAGTTGGCAAGTTATTGCTTGGGCTATATTAATTGGTGCGCCGTTTTTTATTATTCCCGTTGGCTTAAACATATCAGTTGATATTTTACAAGCACCTATCGAGGCTTGGATTAGTTTGTTCTATTTAGCTATTGTAAGCCAGTTTCTAGCGTATGTCGCATGGTATGGTGGAATGTCTTTAGGAGGGATTGCAAGAGTAGGACAGATTCAATATATACAGCCCTTTATAATGATTACATTTTCTGTATTATTCTTAGGAGAATCGATTACATGGCTAACGATTATTTTAGCAATTATTGTTGTGATATGTGTGATAATCGGAAAAAATACCCCTGTAATAAAAAAAGAATGA
- the phnH gene encoding phosphonate C-P lyase system protein PhnH: protein METVHFTQQTFRAIMECFASPGELKKLDVQLSMAGLYDATASLCITLLDGEVSYFSFSEGDIDIQAWTGAKKAAIELADFIIVSSDATEEQVIRAIHSAKIGNLINPQQSATIIIEISNETQPKTYKLTGPGIQTKRIISCNLPTSFIKERAHKNKEFPLGVDVVIVDSSANLFALPRTTQIEEVEE from the coding sequence ATGGAAACAGTTCATTTTACACAACAAACTTTTCGAGCGATAATGGAATGCTTTGCTTCACCGGGTGAACTAAAAAAGCTAGATGTACAGCTTTCGATGGCTGGCTTGTATGATGCAACAGCATCCTTATGTATCACTTTATTAGATGGTGAAGTAAGCTATTTTTCTTTTTCAGAAGGAGACATTGATATTCAAGCATGGACTGGGGCAAAAAAAGCTGCTATCGAGTTGGCGGATTTTATTATTGTTTCGTCGGATGCAACAGAAGAGCAAGTCATCCGAGCAATTCATTCAGCAAAAATTGGCAACTTAATAAACCCGCAGCAATCCGCAACAATCATTATTGAAATTTCTAATGAAACGCAACCTAAAACTTATAAGCTTACAGGTCCAGGCATACAAACAAAACGAATCATTTCATGTAATTTACCAACTTCCTTTATTAAGGAACGAGCGCACAAAAATAAAGAATTCCCACTAGGGGTAGACGTAGTTATTGTCGACAGCTCGGCCAATCTATTTGCGCTCCCTCGTACAACACAAATAGAAGAGGTGGAAGAATAA
- a CDS encoding methyl-accepting chemotaxis protein, with the protein MIKWFSKSVDHSNEAIHTEQETTINLQIQVSVDQLNAVVEHLKLATTSLNDTSSSSQQSILQLKEQSEKTSEFTIRVKQQMGAIEASSVDVASNSNQVLQDSLVTLDDLTKSLNTIQMLENKIENLQLGYQQLLMQMNNLVQHSVQTKQIVDTIGVISNKTKILALNASIEAARAGIHGRGFNVVANEVGTLANLTTNAVAETTQNIHLIQQEIRKSTEMVHNEEKQVELSVQEIGNVLTSFHTLQNRIQQIQYSITNTNEAVNSQKNSISEISRLLNDISEMALSNEHQVYQVTTDTNKQHESITDIIEIMSSLTNTSKELQNIVQATDDNRDYLIVEESEIEFIKCQLTELLELQSLNELDDHLHKNVLLNFAQSNQNIEAIWSNDEDGTFIFSNPPAGLVNAKARPWFQHALRGEFFVSEVYVSSLTKKQCLTVSCPIKNGDVIVGVVGVDLAIVGK; encoded by the coding sequence ATGATTAAATGGTTTTCAAAATCCGTAGATCATTCAAATGAAGCAATACATACTGAACAAGAAACTACGATAAATCTACAAATTCAAGTTTCCGTTGATCAACTGAATGCTGTTGTAGAACATCTTAAGTTAGCTACTACCTCGTTAAATGATACGTCATCTTCTTCGCAGCAAAGTATATTGCAGTTGAAGGAGCAAAGTGAAAAAACAAGTGAATTTACGATAAGGGTAAAGCAACAAATGGGTGCAATTGAAGCATCTTCAGTGGATGTGGCTTCAAATTCCAACCAAGTACTACAGGATAGTTTGGTGACACTTGATGATTTAACAAAGTCTTTAAATACAATCCAAATGCTTGAAAATAAAATTGAAAATCTACAACTTGGCTATCAACAATTATTGATGCAAATGAATAATTTAGTGCAACATTCGGTTCAGACAAAGCAAATTGTTGATACAATCGGCGTTATTTCGAATAAGACAAAAATCCTTGCGCTAAATGCTTCTATTGAAGCAGCGAGGGCAGGGATACATGGGCGAGGTTTTAATGTCGTGGCGAATGAAGTAGGGACATTAGCAAATTTAACAACAAATGCTGTTGCAGAAACGACGCAAAATATTCATCTAATTCAGCAAGAAATACGTAAGTCAACGGAAATGGTTCATAATGAAGAAAAGCAGGTTGAGTTAAGTGTTCAGGAAATTGGCAATGTATTGACGAGCTTTCATACATTACAAAATCGAATCCAACAAATACAATACTCAATTACAAATACGAATGAAGCGGTCAATTCACAAAAGAATAGTATTTCAGAAATTAGTAGATTGTTAAATGATATTTCTGAAATGGCTTTATCAAATGAACATCAAGTTTATCAAGTAACGACTGATACAAATAAACAACATGAAAGTATCACAGATATAATTGAAATTATGAGCTCATTAACAAATACATCAAAAGAGCTTCAGAATATAGTTCAGGCTACTGATGACAATAGAGACTATTTAATTGTTGAAGAAAGCGAAATCGAATTTATAAAATGTCAATTGACTGAACTATTAGAATTGCAGTCATTAAATGAGTTAGATGATCACTTACATAAAAATGTGCTATTAAATTTTGCACAGTCCAACCAAAATATTGAAGCAATCTGGTCAAATGATGAAGACGGGACGTTTATTTTTTCGAATCCACCAGCAGGCCTCGTAAATGCAAAAGCACGCCCATGGTTTCAGCATGCATTGCGAGGGGAATTCTTCGTATCCGAAGTCTATGTTTCATCTTTAACAAAGAAACAGTGTTTAACAGTATCGTGTCCAATCAAAAACGGCGATGTCATTGTAGGAGTTGTTGGAGTAGATTTAGCGATAGTAGGAAAATAA
- a CDS encoding carbon-phosphorus lyase complex subunit PhnI, whose amino-acid sequence MAYVAVRGGAEPIQASLEHLEYERVKYGQHIALDTIQATMRGFIDQVMSESSLYSERLAALAMKQSEGNQEEAVFLLRAHRSTLPRLYYSTVTDPRDMFVIRRISSSFKDIPGGQLLGATHDYFHRLLNFDLIDECEADVQAKKVQFEQKDKPETSNLMLENLPKVMDYLRSEGLIRTYPNNDTEPSDVTKQAISFPTNRSQRLQTLTRGQTGTVTSLGYAGIRGYGASHPNVGEVRVGYQPIHVAIDDEEDPYFIGEIKLTEVESFIPMNVDDEQQQVLEFDVGYGACFGQNETKAIAMSIVEHALETGGNTALHDEEFVLLHVDIIESTGFISHLKMPHYVTFQSKLEQMRAIKREVK is encoded by the coding sequence ATGGCATATGTTGCAGTTCGTGGTGGCGCAGAACCCATTCAGGCATCGTTAGAGCATTTAGAATATGAGCGGGTCAAATATGGGCAGCATATTGCCTTGGACACAATCCAAGCGACGATGCGTGGGTTTATTGACCAGGTTATGTCTGAAAGTAGTCTGTATAGTGAGCGCTTAGCTGCTTTAGCGATGAAGCAAAGTGAAGGGAATCAAGAGGAGGCGGTCTTTCTATTACGAGCTCATCGTTCAACACTGCCTCGTCTTTACTATTCAACAGTAACAGATCCGCGAGATATGTTTGTTATTCGTCGAATATCTTCAAGCTTTAAGGACATTCCAGGTGGGCAACTATTAGGGGCAACCCATGATTATTTCCACCGCTTATTAAACTTCGATTTAATTGATGAGTGTGAAGCAGATGTGCAAGCGAAAAAGGTACAATTTGAGCAAAAGGATAAACCAGAAACGAGCAATTTAATGCTCGAAAATTTACCGAAAGTAATGGACTATTTACGTTCAGAAGGGTTAATACGGACGTATCCAAATAATGATACCGAGCCGAGCGATGTGACGAAGCAGGCGATTTCGTTTCCAACGAACCGATCTCAGCGACTACAAACCTTAACGCGAGGCCAAACAGGTACCGTTACATCCCTAGGCTATGCAGGGATTCGTGGCTACGGTGCGTCGCATCCAAATGTGGGAGAGGTGCGCGTAGGGTATCAACCAATTCATGTGGCCATCGATGATGAGGAAGATCCGTATTTCATAGGAGAAATCAAGCTTACGGAAGTAGAATCCTTTATTCCAATGAATGTAGATGATGAACAACAGCAAGTTTTAGAATTTGATGTAGGCTACGGTGCATGCTTTGGCCAAAACGAAACGAAGGCAATTGCGATGTCAATTGTTGAGCATGCTCTTGAAACAGGGGGCAATACAGCACTTCACGACGAAGAGTTTGTTCTTTTACATGTGGATATTATTGAATCGACAGGCTTTATCTCACATTTGAAAATGCCACATTATGTCACATTCCAATCAAAGCTCGAACAAATGCGTGCGATAAAACGGGAGGTCAAATAA
- a CDS encoding alpha-D-ribose 1-methylphosphonate 5-phosphate C-P-lyase PhnJ yields the protein MRQLPFALLDEQSKREIRRAILKGISIPGYQVPFASRELPIGRGWGTGGIQLTLALIGKGDILKVMDQGADDSVNAVNIKSLVTKTTGVTTTTRTQDATIIQSRHRIPEIPLRKDQLLVLQVPEPEPLRKIEKSEYKTKRYHAEKEYSGAYLMLFEQIMRYNQTSQGADYPVMVNNRYVMNPSPIPRFDNPKIHQSDALILFGAGREKKIYAVPPYTNVASLAFEDYPFVVEQFEGKACRETGLTNVYLDELTDEATGETYYVCNDTSYMQEILQQRVGAK from the coding sequence ATGCGACAATTACCATTTGCACTATTAGATGAACAATCAAAACGTGAAATTCGTAGAGCAATTTTAAAAGGGATTTCAATTCCAGGCTATCAGGTGCCCTTTGCTTCAAGAGAGTTACCGATTGGTCGAGGTTGGGGGACTGGAGGCATTCAATTAACATTAGCGCTAATTGGGAAAGGCGACATACTAAAGGTTATGGATCAAGGAGCAGATGATTCAGTAAATGCGGTGAATATTAAAAGCTTAGTAACAAAAACGACTGGTGTAACAACGACTACACGTACACAGGATGCGACGATCATACAGTCACGTCACCGTATTCCAGAAATCCCACTTCGGAAGGACCAGTTATTAGTGCTACAAGTACCAGAGCCAGAGCCACTTCGAAAAATTGAAAAGAGCGAATATAAAACGAAGCGTTATCATGCGGAAAAAGAATATAGTGGTGCCTATTTAATGCTATTTGAGCAAATTATGCGTTACAACCAAACATCTCAAGGTGCAGATTACCCTGTCATGGTCAACAATCGCTATGTCATGAATCCAAGTCCAATCCCTCGCTTCGATAATCCAAAAATCCATCAAAGTGATGCACTGATTTTGTTTGGTGCGGGGCGTGAGAAAAAAATATACGCAGTGCCTCCCTATACAAATGTAGCAAGCTTAGCCTTTGAAGACTATCCATTTGTTGTAGAGCAGTTCGAAGGAAAGGCTTGTCGTGAAACGGGCTTAACGAATGTGTATTTAGATGAGCTAACCGATGAAGCGACAGGTGAAACGTATTATGTATGCAATGATACGAGCTATATGCAAGAGATTTTACAGCAAAGGGTGGGAGCAAAATGA
- a CDS encoding GNAT family N-acetyltransferase, giving the protein MLELRKINSDNYEECLNLRTTDISVDFVDSVAFSLAEAWVFYEESRPFAIYADNVMVGFVSMSIVDNNPQIINFMIDSRFQKRGYGTAAAKLCVDYLCKEYNASRISLPVNLENKTALKFWSSLGFERSDNIENGYLYMRLYIPEKYV; this is encoded by the coding sequence TTGCTAGAGTTAAGAAAAATTAATAGTGACAATTATGAAGAATGTTTAAACTTGCGTACAACTGATATAAGTGTGGATTTTGTAGATTCTGTGGCGTTTTCATTAGCCGAGGCGTGGGTATTTTATGAGGAGTCACGCCCTTTTGCAATTTATGCCGATAATGTGATGGTAGGTTTTGTTTCAATGTCTATTGTTGATAATAACCCCCAAATCATAAATTTTATGATAGATAGCCGTTTTCAAAAAAGAGGCTATGGAACAGCAGCGGCGAAGCTTTGCGTTGATTATTTGTGTAAAGAATATAATGCAAGTAGGATTTCCTTACCAGTTAATTTAGAAAATAAAACCGCACTAAAATTTTGGAGTAGCTTAGGCTTTGAGCGATCAGACAATATAGAAAATGGTTATCTTTATATGCGGTTGTATATACCAGAAAAATATGTCTGA
- a CDS encoding ATP-binding cassette domain-containing protein, translating into MKNEQPVLSLRNLNKQYGKGCKYCVDTQPALEKNFCPHCKTVFACRNVSFDLYRGEILGIVGESGSGKSTFMKSLYFDEPITSGEGYLADYEDGKVNIFTESSQMQRFIRNTILGMVYQNPILGLKMNFSSLSNIAEKQIAAGNRHVGSMEGRSLSLLQHVKIPVHRSKEAPQNFSGGMQQRVQIAKALSNNPPILLLDEVTTGLDLSVQADVLDLIKSIQRELNISMIVVSHDLAVIRMLADRTIVMLNGEIIEHGLTDQVLEDPQHAYTQQLVYSLL; encoded by the coding sequence ATGAAAAACGAGCAACCTGTTCTTTCATTACGAAATTTAAATAAGCAATATGGCAAAGGGTGCAAGTATTGTGTAGACACTCAGCCAGCACTAGAAAAGAACTTTTGTCCGCATTGTAAAACGGTATTTGCCTGTCGTAATGTGTCCTTTGATTTATATAGAGGAGAAATTTTAGGCATTGTAGGCGAAAGTGGCAGTGGAAAATCGACATTTATGAAGAGCTTGTATTTTGATGAGCCAATTACGTCTGGAGAAGGCTATTTAGCAGATTATGAGGACGGAAAGGTTAATATTTTTACAGAGTCTTCTCAAATGCAACGGTTTATACGGAATACCATTTTAGGCATGGTTTATCAAAATCCGATACTTGGTTTGAAAATGAATTTTTCATCCTTAAGCAATATTGCGGAAAAGCAAATCGCAGCGGGCAATCGACATGTAGGCAGTATGGAAGGACGCAGCTTATCCCTTTTACAACATGTTAAGATTCCCGTACATCGGAGTAAGGAAGCACCGCAAAATTTTTCTGGTGGGATGCAGCAACGGGTACAAATTGCAAAGGCATTATCCAATAATCCACCAATTTTACTATTAGATGAAGTAACGACAGGACTTGATTTATCCGTGCAAGCAGATGTGCTCGATTTAATTAAATCGATTCAACGAGAATTAAACATTTCAATGATTGTTGTCTCTCATGATTTAGCTGTCATACGAATGCTTGCGGATCGAACAATTGTCATGCTCAATGGAGAAATTATTGAACATGGCTTAACGGATCAAGTATTAGAAGATCCACAGCATGCGTACACACAACAATTGGTTTATTCATTACTATAG
- the phnG gene encoding phosphonate C-P lyase system protein PhnG — protein MNRATRTKLLINVGRKQAIDMAQTMIENYEVFDLQPAREGLVMIKLRESAQQSLFYIGEVLVTEAKVKLQNALGVGLVIEHEPELARALAIIDAAYNANLPEIEEWEVILNELQLLQQQAQQEVKRSIERTKVQFDTMTT, from the coding sequence ATGAATCGAGCTACTCGAACGAAATTATTAATTAATGTAGGGCGTAAGCAAGCAATCGACATGGCTCAAACAATGATCGAAAACTATGAGGTGTTCGATTTGCAACCGGCTAGAGAAGGTCTTGTCATGATTAAGTTGCGTGAATCTGCTCAACAATCACTATTTTATATTGGAGAAGTGCTCGTAACAGAGGCAAAGGTTAAATTACAAAACGCATTAGGTGTCGGATTAGTCATTGAGCATGAACCAGAGCTTGCGAGAGCATTAGCCATAATTGACGCAGCCTACAATGCAAACCTTCCAGAAATAGAGGAATGGGAAGTTATTTTAAATGAGCTTCAACTTTTACAGCAGCAAGCGCAGCAAGAAGTGAAACGATCTATAGAACGAACAAAAGTACAGTTCGATACGATGACGACTTAG
- the phnM gene encoding phosphonate metabolism protein PhnM, whose product MLAIKNGIIVTEKQFLENHVVLIEGTNIQAIIAEDEANLQGYEVIDAKGGYVSPGFVDIHSDYIETIMSPRPTSIMSTEIGLRESERILMTHGITTIFHSLSYYGDDKYSHKLIRNPENVQRSVDAIHATHLEPHLIRHRLHARFEIDSIDQIPVLENNILDGKVHLLSFMDHTPGQGQYRNLEIYKEIMRGYRDMSNQEADVLIQEQVDKSKMSLEEIERLSRLAIERNIAVASHDDDDIAKLELVHSYGTTISEFPITLDVAKAAKKMGLQTIAGAPNILIGGSHSGNLSASEAIQARVIDIICSDYYPPAMLHGIFKLAKEYEEDLHRLFQLVTINPARAVNMANEIGSIEVGKKADLIIIEQMADDYPVVTTTIVDGNVILQTNYR is encoded by the coding sequence ATGCTTGCGATTAAAAATGGAATTATAGTGACGGAAAAGCAGTTTTTAGAAAATCATGTTGTACTAATAGAGGGAACAAACATTCAGGCAATCATCGCTGAGGATGAAGCCAATTTACAAGGCTACGAGGTAATTGATGCTAAGGGAGGCTACGTGTCCCCAGGTTTTGTTGATATTCATTCCGATTATATTGAAACAATTATGAGTCCACGTCCAACGTCAATTATGAGTACTGAAATTGGGCTACGTGAAAGTGAACGTATTTTAATGACCCATGGCATTACGACAATTTTCCATTCACTTTCTTATTACGGAGATGATAAATATTCACATAAACTCATTAGAAATCCTGAAAATGTACAACGAAGTGTAGACGCTATTCACGCGACACATTTGGAACCGCATTTAATTCGACATCGCTTACATGCGCGATTTGAAATTGATTCGATCGATCAAATTCCTGTTCTAGAAAACAATATTTTAGATGGGAAGGTACACTTACTATCGTTTATGGATCACACACCAGGACAAGGCCAATATCGTAATTTAGAAATTTATAAGGAGATTATGCGCGGCTACCGAGACATGAGCAATCAAGAGGCGGATGTTTTAATTCAAGAACAGGTAGATAAATCGAAAATGTCGTTAGAAGAAATTGAACGTTTGAGTCGTCTTGCGATTGAACGAAATATTGCCGTGGCGTCACATGACGATGATGATATTGCAAAACTCGAGTTAGTCCATTCCTATGGTACAACCATTAGTGAATTCCCGATAACGTTAGATGTGGCAAAGGCAGCAAAAAAAATGGGTCTTCAAACAATTGCGGGGGCACCAAATATATTAATTGGTGGTTCCCATTCGGGTAATTTAAGTGCAAGTGAAGCGATACAAGCTCGTGTCATTGATATTATTTGTAGTGATTATTATCCACCTGCTATGCTCCACGGTATTTTTAAGCTTGCGAAAGAATATGAAGAAGATTTACATCGTTTATTCCAGCTTGTAACGATTAACCCTGCGCGTGCTGTCAATATGGCGAATGAAATCGGATCTATTGAAGTAGGTAAAAAAGCGGACTTAATTATTATTGAGCAAATGGCAGATGACTATCCGGTTGTGACGACGACGATTGTTGACGGCAATGTCATTTTACAAACAAATTATCGATGA
- a CDS encoding aminotransferase-like domain-containing protein has product MVTKYRGILEWVKQQIEGGKLKTGDKLPSIRLLAEQFQCSKNTVEKALLELEKQHIVYAKPKSGYYVVDYYQTPNTHENIIDFLSAGPDKRIMPYEDFQHCINQAIDHYKEHLFTYSEQQGLISLRNELVKYLQNLQVFTKTERLVITSGSQQALHILSVMPFPNGKNNVLIEQPTYFGMIDSLQLNQITTLGIQLTMEGIDFERLENIFRTNDIKFFYIIPRCHNPLGHHYTNEEKKKIVALAEKYDVYIVEDDYLAELDTDSKVDPLFAYEPNGRVIYVKSFSKVFLPGLRIATVVLPEKMISSFIHYKFSTDFNTSPLSQGALEIYLKNGMFQYHLESVKKLYIKKMNTLLEACSLYLPNYVQFTKPKSGFYLTIFLPSYMDVDQLIYRLHEKHIYVDNASRMYLTGNEQRAIRLSISQVNEDKIRYGIQQLASTLNDMSEKKKYTPLSFKSYH; this is encoded by the coding sequence ATGGTTACAAAATATCGAGGGATTTTAGAATGGGTGAAACAGCAAATTGAGGGTGGGAAGTTAAAAACAGGAGATAAATTACCGTCAATTCGGCTGCTCGCTGAACAATTTCAATGTAGTAAAAATACGGTTGAAAAGGCCTTGCTTGAATTGGAAAAACAGCATATTGTCTATGCAAAACCAAAAAGCGGTTATTACGTTGTTGATTATTATCAAACACCTAATACACATGAAAATATTATTGATTTTTTATCTGCAGGTCCAGATAAACGAATAATGCCTTATGAAGACTTTCAGCACTGTATTAATCAAGCAATTGACCATTATAAAGAGCATTTATTTACTTATAGTGAGCAACAGGGACTTATTTCTTTACGTAACGAACTTGTGAAGTATTTGCAGAATTTACAAGTCTTCACAAAAACTGAGCGACTTGTCATTACTTCTGGCTCACAACAAGCGCTTCATATTCTTTCAGTTATGCCATTTCCAAATGGGAAAAACAATGTATTAATTGAGCAGCCTACTTACTTTGGTATGATAGATTCCTTACAGTTAAATCAGATTACAACTTTAGGAATTCAACTGACAATGGAGGGCATTGATTTTGAAAGACTTGAAAATATATTTCGAACAAATGATATTAAATTCTTTTACATCATTCCAAGATGCCATAATCCACTAGGACATCATTATACGAATGAAGAAAAGAAAAAAATCGTTGCTCTTGCAGAAAAATACGATGTATACATTGTGGAGGATGATTACTTAGCAGAATTAGATACGGATTCAAAAGTAGACCCTTTATTTGCCTATGAACCCAACGGAAGAGTTATTTATGTTAAGAGTTTTTCGAAAGTATTTTTGCCGGGGTTACGTATTGCTACTGTTGTACTACCTGAAAAAATGATTTCCTCCTTCATTCACTACAAATTTAGCACTGATTTCAATACATCGCCACTTTCACAAGGAGCATTAGAAATCTATTTAAAAAACGGTATGTTTCAATATCATTTAGAAAGCGTAAAAAAATTGTACATAAAAAAAATGAATACATTATTAGAAGCTTGTTCATTGTATTTACCAAACTATGTACAATTCACAAAGCCAAAGAGTGGTTTTTATCTCACCATCTTTTTGCCTTCCTACATGGATGTCGATCAATTGATTTACCGATTACATGAAAAACATATTTATGTAGACAATGCTTCGAGAATGTATTTAACTGGAAACGAACAAAGAGCAATTCGACTAAGTATTTCACAAGTAAACGAAGATAAGATAAGGTACGGTATTCAGCAATTAGCATCAACATTAAATGATATGAGTGAAAAAAAGAAATACACCCCACTCTCATTTAAATCCTACCATTAA
- a CDS encoding DUF4279 domain-containing protein, producing MEQTSIYAYIQFIGNDDFPLEIVTESLGVEPTQTWKVGDLVNNHTALERFYTCWKYKTAKLETLVVEEVLDPIYDIFHQKVDTINQLKKQFDLNVQLELVIIMENGNTPGLVISPEFSRFASSINALIDIDMYVHPFSGEDE from the coding sequence ATGGAGCAAACATCAATATATGCATACATACAATTTATTGGAAATGATGATTTTCCTTTAGAGATTGTGACAGAAAGTTTAGGTGTAGAGCCAACGCAAACGTGGAAGGTTGGAGATCTCGTGAATAATCATACTGCACTTGAACGTTTTTATACATGCTGGAAGTACAAGACAGCTAAGCTTGAGACTTTAGTAGTGGAAGAGGTCCTGGATCCTATTTATGACATATTCCATCAAAAAGTAGATACGATTAATCAGCTAAAGAAGCAATTCGATTTAAACGTCCAACTAGAGCTTGTCATTATAATGGAAAACGGTAACACACCTGGACTTGTCATTTCCCCTGAATTTAGCCGGTTTGCTAGTAGTATCAATGCATTGATTGATATTGATATGTATGTCCATCCGTTTAGTGGTGAGGACGAATAA
- a CDS encoding GntR family transcriptional regulator — translation MDKQELLVKDYLLQGIFSGQFEEDGKMPSEYQLVDQFKLSRIKVRHVYNLLEKMGIIYSQKGVGRFIKHRQKPLAVVMSGDISFSEKMIQQTSNYKSIVTKLEQLPFDHAIYSKPYVKQHTLYLVERLRFIDHEPAAIHRSYIVVDHMPYVKQIDHRLTSMYQFYQRNGVQQFESTFSQLTVSFPSELERTLLNCEVLVPLVRVESDNWDAERDVLLEYTEILYRTDRFHFQF, via the coding sequence ATGGATAAGCAGGAATTACTCGTGAAGGATTATTTATTACAAGGTATTTTTTCAGGGCAATTTGAGGAAGATGGCAAGATGCCAAGTGAATACCAGCTAGTAGATCAATTCAAGCTTTCTCGTATTAAAGTCCGTCATGTTTATAATCTCCTTGAAAAGATGGGGATAATTTATTCTCAAAAAGGGGTAGGACGCTTCATCAAACATCGCCAAAAACCTTTAGCGGTTGTAATGTCTGGGGATATAAGTTTCAGTGAAAAAATGATACAGCAAACATCGAATTATAAATCAATTGTAACAAAATTAGAGCAATTACCGTTTGACCATGCGATCTATAGTAAACCTTATGTAAAACAGCATACATTATATTTAGTAGAACGGCTTCGATTTATCGATCATGAGCCTGCTGCGATTCATCGTTCGTATATAGTTGTAGATCATATGCCATATGTAAAACAAATCGATCACCGGTTAACATCGATGTATCAATTTTACCAACGAAATGGGGTTCAGCAGTTTGAAAGTACATTTTCACAATTGACCGTTTCTTTTCCGAGTGAGCTTGAGCGTACTTTACTAAACTGTGAAGTTTTAGTTCCATTAGTTAGGGTTGAATCGGATAATTGGGATGCAGAGCGTGACGTTTTACTTGAATATACGGAAATCCTTTACAGGACAGATCGTTTTCATTTTCAGTTTTAA